GTAAATCTTGTCGTAGAGCCGAGGCACTGCGGCCACCACGGTTGGCCGGACTTCGCCGATGTCCTGTACCACGGTCTCGATGCTCTGAGCGTAGCTGATGACCACGCCCGCGTGGAACATGCAGTAATGGCCCGTCATCCGCTCGAAGATGTGCGAGAGCGGCAGCAGCGAGAGGAATTCGTCGCCGGGGGCAATCGAGAGCACGGCAAAGCCGCCGCGAACATTGGAGGAAATGTTGCCGTGCGTCAGCATCACCCCTTTGGGCTCGCCGGTCGTGCCTGAGGTGTAGATGATGGTGGCGAGATCGTCGGGGGCGGCGGCCAAGGCGGCGGCGCGCCAGGCCGCGTGATCGTGCGCGGCTTGGGCGCCTTTGGCCTTGAGCGCCTCGAGCGAGAGCACCTGTGGTCCTTCGATGTCGGGGTCGAAGCCCACCACCCATTCCACCGCCGGTGCTTCGGCGAGGACTTCCGTCAGCTTCGCATACTGGGCCGCGGTCGAGGCGAACACCAGCCGCGCTCCCGAGTCGCGCAGCAGGTAGCCGATCTGTTTCGGCGTGAGCGTCGGATAGATCGGAACATCGATCGCGCGGGCGGTCAGGCAGGCATAGTCCGCGAGAGCCCATTCCAGCCGGTTTTCCGAGAGGATGGCGACCCGATCGCCGGGGGCGATACCGAGCGCCAGCAGACCGCGACTCAAGGCTTCGACCTGCTCAGCCACTTCCGCGTGCGTGACCGCAATCCACTCGCCATTCCGCCTGACGCGCATCGCGGCCGGATGGTCGCGGTAGCGGTCAATGGCTCCGAAGTAGAGCCCGGTGAGCGTGGTCGGCTCGGCGCCTGTCTGGGGGGCGCTCATTGGTGCAGGAACCGGACGACCAGGGTCCGCCCGGACCCGGGTATCTCATTGCCGTTGGCCCGGCGGGCGCGGATCTGGATCACGGCGCGGTCGGGCACCGGCCGATTGGGCAGGTTGCGCACCGTGAAAGTTGCAACGCCGTTGCTCGCGGTCATCAAGGAATCGTTGACGCGCCCGCTTTGGAAGACCACCGTCGGCGAATCGACCGGGACGGGCTCGATGATGCGGGCCGTAATCGGACGCTGCTGGATTCCGACGGCTGGTGATCCGCCATCGGCGCGGATCTGGAATGACGCGGTGCCGTTGTCGCTCGCGACCGTGAGCGAATCGTCTCCCACCAGGTATACGGTGTCCGCCCTGCCGGTGAGGGTGATCGTCAGCGCGGTGAGCGAGGTGGCGATCGTGTCTGAACCGAAGACGCCGACTTGGATTCGGGCGCTGCCGGTTGCGCCGACCTGTGACTGGACCAGGCCGGTCGTCTCGTTGACGGTGACAGTCGTATCGGGCGTGCGCCAGCGGAGCGGGGCAGATTCCACCACATTGCCATTGCGGTCGAGCGCAACGGCCGACAACTGGACGGACGACCCCGCTTCGAGAAAGGTCGTCGCGGGGTAGCGGAGTTCCAGTGAGGCGATACCGTCGTTGTTCTCGGAGATGCCGCTACAGGCGGCAACCGCCAGGCCCGCGCCGATCAGGCCGAGCCGTAGGCCTTGGCGGCGACGGGTTCGAGTTCCCGCAGGGTTGATTCGGCGTGCTGAATCCAACGGTCGGCGTCCGGTCCACGGGGTGGGCGATTGAGGAAGGCGCGCAAATGCTCCGCTGCCTTCTCCTCGTTCCCGCGTTTGAGCAGCAGGAACGCCAATCCATAATGGGCGCCCGTCAGCGAAGAGTCCAGTTCCAGGGCGCGGCGGTAGTGGCGAATGGCTTCGTCGGGCTGGCCTGTCTTGGTAAAGGCAATGGCCATATTCTGGAGGATCCGAGGGTCATCCGGATGTTCCCGCAGGCCGAGCCGATACGAGGTAATCGCGGCGGTGAAATCGCCCTGACGCTCGAGCGCCAGCGCTTCGTTGAGATAGTCGAGGCGCTGGGGCCCGGATTGGTCCGAGTTCAGTTTACCGAAGACGCGTTGCCAGAAGCTCATGATCCGTGGCTGCTCCTCTAGGCTCGCAAGTCGCTGCGATCGAATGGGATCCGGCGCAGACTGATGCGGAGCGATGCACCGCTGCTACAACATAAGAAAGTTCTTCAAGCGGTGCAATACAAGTTGTTGTGGCATCTACGAGATCACCGCGACCTTGCGGCCGACTTTCGGACCTCATGACAAGGCCGTATACTTGGGCGAACCGGGGGCAGGCTCTCTGGCGTGCGGTTCGACCCGCTGACCCGAAATCGGAGGAACCCTATGCCTCGTCCACGGCTGGATCCGGCTCGCGGCTTTCTGGAGATCGACTGGGCGCTCTTCGGTGAGCTCTGCCGGGCCATGGCCCTCAAAGTGGCCCGGGAGTATGACCCCGAGATCGTGCTCGGTATCGCGACGGCCGGCGTGATTCCCGGTGCCGTCGTTTCGGCCCTGCTGGAGCGTGAGTTCAGCTCGATGACCGTCACCCGTCGTCGGGCCGGCGGCGATCCGGAACTGGTCAGCGGTCCGCCGGCGTCATTGCGGGGGCGTCGGGTTCTCTTGGTCGACGAAACCTGCGACACCGGCCATACGCTCAAGCTGGCTTTGAACGAGGTCCGCGCGCTTGGTCCTTCGGAGATCCGCACTGCGGTGTCCTTCAAGACCGGATCGTTTCGGCCCGACTTCTTTTCCTTCGAGACGGAGAAGGTCATCATCCTGCCGTGGGACCGCGAAGTGATCAGGAACGGTGAACTGGTCCGCCGTCCCGAATGGCCGCTCGATCCCGAACCGAATGCGTGAACTGCTGGCCCGGGCGCTGACGGCCGCACCCGGGTACGTCGAAATCCGGTTGCGACGGCGGTGGTCGACCGCCGTGGTGTTCCGTCGTCACCGGCTCGAGGTGGCCACCGAGTACCACGCCAGTGGCGGCGTGGTCCGCTGCCTCGCACCGGGGCACGGCTGGGGGGCGGTGGCCTTCACCGATGCGGAGCAGGCGGCTGCCGCAGTGCAGCGCGCCTATGAGCTCTCCACCGAAACCCGCCCCGATCGGGACATCATCCTCGCGCCGATTCCCGTCCGCCAGGTGGAGCGGGCCGACGGGCTGACCGACGACCCTCGCCTCGCGGCCCTCCCGGACAAACGCGATCTGCTCGACGGGCTGACCGCCGAGCTGCATGGAGTCGATCGTCGCATCGTCGATTCGCGCACCAGCTACGGCGACACGGTGCTGGAGACCTGGCTGGTGACCAGCGAAGGCGCCTGGCTCCACGACTTGCGGAGCGAGAGCACGCTCGGTGCGCTGGCCGTGGCGGGCGAGGATGGCGGGCAGGAACGGGCCCTCGAATCCATCGCCGTGGCAGGCGGGTGGGGCGCGTTCGGTGAGCGCCGTTCGATGTTCCGCCAGGTGGCGGAGCGGGCCATCGCCCGGCTCCATGCCAAGCCGATCGTCTCGGCGCGGTACCCCGTCGTCTTCGACCCCCGGGCGAGCGGTGCGCTGGCGCTGCAGACCATCACGAATCTGTGCCGGGCGCCCTCGCGCGGAGTGGATCGGAACCTGTTGCCCCTGGGACAGCGGATCGGGCCGGAGTGCCTGTCCGTCGGCGACGATCCGACCGCCCCCGGGCTGCGCACCAGCCTGGTCCTCGACGACGAAGGCACCCCGGTGACCCACGCAATGGTGGTCCGCAACGGCGTCGTCGTCGGTCACCTGCACACCCGTGAAACCGCCGCGCGCGCCGGCGTGGCGCCTACCGGTCACGGCCTCGCGCCGACCCTCCGTTCGGTGCCCGCGGCTCGGCCTGCCAACACCTACGTAGCCGGTACCCAGGGATCCGCCGCGCAACTGATCGAGGAGATCCCGCTCGGTGTTTACGTGGCCGATGTGCTCGGTGTGGCGGTCGAGGGTCGCCACGTCACGATCACGCCGGCCGTGGCGCGGATGATCCGGGGCGGCCAGCTGGCGGAGCCGGTCAAATGCGCGCCGATTACTTCCGACCTGCTCAGCTTGTACGGCCGCCTCGACCGGGTGGCCGGCGACTTCAGCTGGGACCCCAGCGCGGCAACCCTGCAGGAGGGCGGTGCTCTCCGCCCGGTCACGACCGGAGCGCCGCACACCCGGTTCATCGACCTCGAGATCTCCCCACTCCATCTATGATCGGCGGGCTACTCGGCGACCTCGCGGCACGAGGCGCACAAGCCGACGTCACGCTGGTCGTCGACGATACCCTGACCGTCTCGCTCGATCCCGACGGCGCCGCGTCGGTATCCGCCGACGGTAATCACTCGGTCCACGTCCGGGTGGCGCAGCATGGGCGGGTCGGCTGGGCCGCCGGCGCAACCCGGTCGGTCCGGGAGGTGATCGACGCCGCCTACCGGTCGGCCGCGTGCGCGGGTCCGGCCGCCCTGTTCCTGCCGGCGCCGGCGCCGCTGCCTGCGGTGGTGACGCGCTCACCGGCGGCGGGTATGCTGGGCCCCCGGGAGCTGCTCGAGGATGCCAGCCAGCTGCGCGACCGACTCCGCCGACACGGCTGGCAGCTGGAAACCTGGGCCGAACGCTCCGCTGGCACGGTGGAGGTCGGCAACACGCGCGGGGTGCACGCCGCTTATGACGTCAGCCTGGTTGGCCTCGGCGTCGAGGCCTCCACGCGAGACGGCCAGATCTGCCGGATCTATCACAGTCAGGTGGCGCCGCTCGCTTCGCATGACGTGGCTGACCTGGTCGACGAGGTGGAGCGCCGCTTGTCGCCACCCCTGCTCGAGCAGGGGGCTGTCGCTCGGGCCGAACGGGTCTGGTTCGGCCCGCGGGCGGTGCGGGCGCTGCTCGCGCCACTGTTGCCACGTCTGATCGGCGAACGCTGGGCGGCCGGCCGGGATCGCTGGCCCGGGCTCGACCATCGGATCACCCTGATCGATGATCCGCTGATCGACGGCCGGCCTGGCAGTCGGCCGATCTGTGACGACGGAGTGCCGACGCGGTCGATCACCCTGATCGATGATGGCCGGCTGGTGGAGGGTATCCTCGACCTGACCGTGGCATCGCGGACCGGCCGGCCCGCCACCGGTCACGGCTGGCGCCGCGGTTTTGCGCCGCCGCATGCCGGGTTCTCGAATCTCGTGCTCAGGGCGGGCACGGCAACGGACGATCAGCTTGCTGCGGAGCTGGGGCGCGGCCTCTACCTGGCGGACTGGACCTTTGGCACGGCGCCGAACCCGGCCGCTGGTGTCTTTCGCGCCGAGGCGCCTTGGGCCTACCGGATGGAAGGGGGGAGGGTCACAGGCCGGCTCGAGGGTGTGGTCTTGACCGGCGACGTCTTCGAACTGCTGGCGCGGGTCGTGGCGATCGGCACAACGACCGAGGCGGTCGGTGGCGCCCTGCTGCCGTCGCTGCTGATCGATGGGGTTGGAGCTGAACTCCGGTGCTAGCAGCGCATCAGCTTCGGGTACCGGTGCGGAGCTGATCCGCCATTTGCGTATAGGCTGTTCCGGCGACCATGCCCTCGTAGATCCAGGTGAGAACATCCGGGCTGCCCGTCAGGAACCGGCAGCGCGCATCACCGCGGCTGCGGCATTCCACTTCCATCACGGCCGCCGGATAACCGCCGAGCCTGGTAAAGAAGTCGGACAGCATGCCTGAGCTGAAATGGCAGGAAGGCACGGCAGCGCTGCGACCGCCGGCTTCAGTCCAATCCGGGCTGTCGAGGGCGACGAGACCGGGGGCGAGCGTTTCGAGCGCCACCGCACCCCAGCCCTCTTCGCGCAAATATCCGCCAACCGCCTCGGAGAGATACCGCGCATCCAGCGCCTGGGGCGTTTCCACGCCGTACCGCTCTACGACCGACGCGACGAAGCCCTCGAAGCAGGCATCACCGGCGGCAAAGCCGATTTCCCGGAGCAAGCTCGCGGCCTGCTGCGGCAGCTCGCGCTCGAGAACGGTGCGGACCTGGTCGAGCGTGGCGCGACCGAGGGCCAACCGGGGCGGGGTATGGGTAGTTGCCATCGATCCAAGCTAGGTATTGCGCCCGATTCGACGCAAGAGCTCGGCCTCATCGATCACCTCGACACCGAGCGCTCGGGCCTTGTCGAGCTTGGAGCCGGCCTCCTCGCCCGCGACGAGACTGTCGGTCTTCTTGCTGATGCTGCTGGTCACGCGCCCGCCATGCGCCTCGATCAACGCCGCCGCATCCGCGCGCGAGAGCGTCGGCAGCGTGCCGGTCAGCACGAAGCTCTTGCCGGCCAGGGCGTCGCCGGTGGGAGCGGCGTTGGGCTCGACGAAGTTGACCTCGGCTGCTGCGAGCCTCTCGATCAGAGCCTGATTGGCCTCGTTCCGGAAGAACTCGACGACGGCGTCGGCAATGGTCGGGCCGATTCCGGCAATGCTGCCGATCTCCTCGGAGCTGGCCGCTGCGAGAGCGGGAAGCGAAACGAAGCGGCGAGCCAGCAGTTGCGCCGCATTCTTGCCGACATGACGAATGCCCAGGGCAAAGAGCAGCAGCGAAAGCGGCTGCGCCTTCGACGCGGCAATGGCCTCGACGAGCTGGGTCGCGGATTGCTGCGCGTAGCGGTCCAGCTCGATCAACTGATCGACGGTCAACTGGTAGAGATCGGCCACGTTGCGGATCAGGCCGGCGTCGAGCAACTGTCGGACCCGTTCATAGCCCAGGCCCCGGATGTCCAGCGCGTCGCGGGAGGCAAAGTGGACGATGCTCTCGAGAATCCGGCCCGGGCAACTCGCATTGGGGCAGTAGCGCATGGCCTCGTCGGGCAACCGCTCGACCGGGGTGCTGCAGGCCGGGCAGCGATCGGGCATGGCCCACGGTTCCTCGCTGCCGGCGCGCCGGTCGCGCAGCGGACCGATCACTTGGGGAATGACCTCGCCTGCCCGCATGATCTCGACCCAGTCGCCCTCGCGAATGTCCTTCTGGGCAATCAGGTCTTCGTTGTGGAGCGTCGCGTTGGAGACGGTAACTCCGCCCACTTCGACCGGTTCCAGCACGGCATAGGGATTGAGCGCCCCGGTGCGCCCGACGTTGATTCGGATCTCCCGCAATCGGGTCACGGCCACTTCGGGGGCAAACTTCCGGGCCACCGCCCAGCGGGGCACCCGGCCACCCACGATGCCAAGATCGTCCTGCAGGTCGCGCCGGTCGACCTTGATGACCACGCCGTCGCACTCGAACGGCAGGCTGCCGAGCAGCGCTTCGTACTCCGGTACCGCCGCCTGGACCTCAGCCAGCGACGCGAAGCGCCGGTGGTGCGAGGCGACCTGAAAGCCCCACTCCTGGAGCAGCGCCAGGAGTTCGGTCTGCGTGGCAACCGGAAGCCTGCCCTCGATAGCTTCGATGCTGAAGGCAAAGAAACGGAGCCGGCGGCTGCGCGTGACCTCGGGGTCGAGCTGTCGGAGGCTCCCGGCGGCCGCGTTGCGCGGATTGGCAAAGGGTGGTTCGCCCTCGATTGCGCGGCGAGCGTTGAGTTTCCTG
This genomic interval from Gemmatimonadales bacterium contains the following:
- the ligA gene encoding NAD-dependent DNA ligase LigA — its product is MSLKAARARATELRAVIDRANHQYYIDDAPELSDAEYDRLFRELQALELEHPELADPDSPTQRIGADPAVSLRKHTHRRPMLSLANAFDEAEVAAWEERNAGINADVRSGGYTTELKIDGAAVNLTYQRGALLIGATRGNGIIGEDVTANLRTVPDVPLVLKGSGHPDLMEVRGEVYFSLGAFRKLNARRAIEGEPPFANPRNAAAGSLRQLDPEVTRSRRLRFFAFSIEAIEGRLPVATQTELLALLQEWGFQVASHHRRFASLAEVQAAVPEYEALLGSLPFECDGVVIKVDRRDLQDDLGIVGGRVPRWAVARKFAPEVAVTRLREIRINVGRTGALNPYAVLEPVEVGGVTVSNATLHNEDLIAQKDIREGDWVEIMRAGEVIPQVIGPLRDRRAGSEEPWAMPDRCPACSTPVERLPDEAMRYCPNASCPGRILESIVHFASRDALDIRGLGYERVRQLLDAGLIRNVADLYQLTVDQLIELDRYAQQSATQLVEAIAASKAQPLSLLLFALGIRHVGKNAAQLLARRFVSLPALAAASSEEIGSIAGIGPTIADAVVEFFRNEANQALIERLAAAEVNFVEPNAAPTGDALAGKSFVLTGTLPTLSRADAAALIEAHGGRVTSSISKKTDSLVAGEEAGSKLDKARALGVEVIDEAELLRRIGRNT
- a CDS encoding TldD/PmbA family protein — translated: MRELLARALTAAPGYVEIRLRRRWSTAVVFRRHRLEVATEYHASGGVVRCLAPGHGWGAVAFTDAEQAAAAVQRAYELSTETRPDRDIILAPIPVRQVERADGLTDDPRLAALPDKRDLLDGLTAELHGVDRRIVDSRTSYGDTVLETWLVTSEGAWLHDLRSESTLGALAVAGEDGGQERALESIAVAGGWGAFGERRSMFRQVAERAIARLHAKPIVSARYPVVFDPRASGALALQTITNLCRAPSRGVDRNLLPLGQRIGPECLSVGDDPTAPGLRTSLVLDDEGTPVTHAMVVRNGVVVGHLHTRETAARAGVAPTGHGLAPTLRSVPAARPANTYVAGTQGSAAQLIEEIPLGVYVADVLGVAVEGRHVTITPAVARMIRGGQLAEPVKCAPITSDLLSLYGRLDRVAGDFSWDPSAATLQEGGALRPVTTGAPHTRFIDLEISPLHL
- a CDS encoding tetratricopeptide repeat protein; translation: MSFWQRVFGKLNSDQSGPQRLDYLNEALALERQGDFTAAITSYRLGLREHPDDPRILQNMAIAFTKTGQPDEAIRHYRRALELDSSLTGAHYGLAFLLLKRGNEEKAAEHLRAFLNRPPRGPDADRWIQHAESTLRELEPVAAKAYGSA